A single window of Actinoallomurus bryophytorum DNA harbors:
- a CDS encoding NAD(P)/FAD-dependent oxidoreductase — protein sequence MRVVVIGAGIVGAAVAAGLTRRGARVTVLEERFPGAGTTGASFGRVNANHADSDSYFTLTHAAVHAHHALGSDAFRPTGHLEWATGESVLAELNRRVERLRGRDYAVERITAERAIELEPGLAPRPEGTEYVLFSEEAHVFPARLLGRLLAEARAGGAEVETGVGVREVRSGAVGASVVLADGSVRTTDVVVSCAGHWTGLLLDVPMLDPWVPGADTNGFLATTTSLPTPLSRVLSTDRLNVRPDGGGRLLLRAPDLDAFADPALPAAHRIGAELLARLPEVLTGTEGAHIERVRVAQHAAPARGRTMAGFVDDAENVYAVVTRDGVTLAPLLADLVAGEVYGTESALLGPFRPGGDVLAFPMGITGEG from the coding sequence GTGCGCGTCGTGGTCATCGGAGCCGGGATCGTGGGGGCCGCGGTGGCGGCCGGGCTGACCCGCCGCGGCGCGCGGGTCACCGTACTGGAAGAGCGTTTCCCCGGTGCCGGCACCACCGGCGCGTCGTTCGGGCGGGTCAACGCGAACCACGCCGACTCAGACTCGTACTTCACGCTGACCCACGCCGCGGTGCACGCCCATCACGCGCTGGGCAGCGACGCGTTCCGTCCCACCGGCCACCTGGAGTGGGCGACCGGCGAGTCGGTCCTGGCCGAGCTGAACCGCCGGGTGGAACGTCTGCGCGGACGCGACTACGCGGTCGAGCGGATCACCGCCGAGCGTGCCATCGAACTGGAGCCCGGACTCGCCCCACGTCCGGAGGGCACCGAGTACGTGCTGTTCTCGGAGGAGGCACACGTCTTCCCGGCCCGGCTGCTGGGCCGCCTCCTGGCCGAGGCAAGGGCGGGTGGCGCGGAGGTCGAGACCGGGGTGGGCGTACGCGAGGTGAGGTCGGGCGCGGTGGGCGCGAGCGTGGTCCTCGCGGACGGCAGCGTCCGTACGACGGATGTCGTGGTCAGCTGCGCCGGCCACTGGACCGGCCTGCTGCTGGACGTCCCGATGCTCGATCCTTGGGTGCCGGGCGCGGACACCAACGGGTTCCTGGCCACCACGACGTCACTGCCCACGCCCCTGTCGCGCGTCCTGTCCACCGACCGCCTGAACGTCCGCCCGGACGGCGGCGGCCGGCTGCTCCTGCGGGCACCCGACCTGGACGCCTTCGCCGACCCGGCGCTGCCGGCCGCACACCGGATCGGCGCCGAACTGCTGGCACGCCTGCCGGAGGTTCTGACGGGCACGGAGGGCGCGCACATCGAGCGGGTACGGGTGGCCCAGCACGCCGCCCCGGCCCGCGGCCGCACGATGGCCGGCTTCGTGGACGACGCCGAGAACGTCTACGCGGTCGTCACACGCGACGGCGTCACACTGGCCCCGCTGCTGGCGGACCTGGTCGCGGGCGAGGTGTACGGCACGGAGTCCGCCCTGCTCGGCCCGTTCCGCCCCGGCGGTGACGTCCTCGCCTTCCCCATGGGGATCACCGGAGAGGGATGA
- a CDS encoding helix-turn-helix domain-containing protein: MSARSGRSVRQRRAAAELKRLRELALLTGDEVAQRLGWSASKVSRVENARIRLRTDDVRLLLSLYEVTDEQRGMLISLIEGDGNKRWWDAYTDILSSDLLTLISFEAEASSELNYEPMVMPGLLQTEAYARQVIYMWQSITTIPPPELERRLEVRLTRQRVISSGDPLKLSAIIDEAVLRRQIAEPSVMQEQLHHLMDASELPNVELRILPLSGLHATAAGPIISLGIPDFGDVVYLEDFISGHLYIDDAAIIYQHARVFEQLKNASLSADESHQLIRRIADELWTPPGG; the protein is encoded by the coding sequence ATGAGCGCTCGGAGCGGCCGAAGTGTCCGCCAGCGCAGGGCCGCCGCCGAACTCAAGAGACTGCGCGAGCTCGCGCTTCTCACCGGCGACGAGGTCGCCCAGCGGCTCGGCTGGTCAGCGAGCAAGGTCTCCCGGGTCGAGAACGCCCGCATCCGGCTCAGGACGGACGACGTGAGGCTACTACTGAGCCTCTATGAGGTGACCGACGAACAGCGCGGCATGCTCATCTCCCTCATCGAAGGGGATGGGAACAAGCGATGGTGGGATGCCTACACGGACATCCTCTCGTCCGATCTCCTGACCTTGATCAGCTTCGAGGCGGAGGCATCGTCCGAACTGAACTACGAGCCCATGGTGATGCCGGGACTGCTCCAGACTGAGGCTTACGCCCGCCAAGTCATCTACATGTGGCAGTCGATCACGACCATCCCTCCACCTGAACTCGAGCGGCGACTCGAGGTGCGTCTAACGCGCCAGCGGGTCATCTCATCCGGTGATCCGTTGAAGCTGTCCGCCATCATCGACGAAGCGGTGCTCAGGCGGCAGATCGCCGAGCCTTCGGTGATGCAGGAGCAGCTACATCACCTCATGGACGCCTCAGAACTACCCAACGTCGAACTCCGGATACTGCCACTGTCCGGACTACATGCCACCGCAGCCGGACCGATAATTTCGTTAGGCATCCCGGACTTTGGCGACGTCGTCTATCTAGAGGACTTCATCAGCGGTCACCTCTATATCGATGACGCCGCCATTATTTATCAGCACGCCCGGGTCTTTGAACAGTTGAAGAATGCGTCGCTCAGTGCCGACGAATCACATCAGCTAATCAGAAGAATCGCTGATGAGCTGTGGACACCGCCCGGCGGCTGA
- a CDS encoding DUF397 domain-containing protein, whose amino-acid sequence MHKEGIMMTDSNELHWKKSCRSMTNGACVEVARTSDLSVANRPAELRTRPCLTGVVQPPGGVHSSSAILLIS is encoded by the coding sequence ATGCATAAAGAAGGGATTATGATGACTGACTCAAATGAACTTCACTGGAAAAAGAGTTGCCGGTCGATGACGAATGGGGCGTGTGTCGAGGTGGCGCGGACCTCGGACCTCTCGGTTGCCAACCGTCCCGCCGAGCTGCGAACCAGGCCGTGCCTGACGGGCGTGGTTCAGCCGCCGGGCGGTGTCCACAGCTCATCAGCGATTCTTCTGATTAGCTGA